In Halovivax gelatinilyticus, the following are encoded in one genomic region:
- a CDS encoding 3-hydroxyacyl-CoA dehydrogenase/enoyl-CoA hydratase family protein yields MDIEEINTIAVLGAGNMGHGIAEVAALADYDVRMRDINDEVVQDGYEQIEWSLGKLAEQEQISEDEADAALDRVTPLVEVEAAVADADVVIEAVPEVMDIKKDVYGEVESFAPDHAIFATNTSSLSITEIAEVTDRPDQFCGMHFFNPPIRMPLVEVISGADTGEETLETIEALAEDFGKSPVRVHKDAPGFIVNRVLVPLMNEAAWLVSDDVSSVEEVDATTKYDMGQPMGAFELGDMVGHDVSFHVLEYMHETLGDAYEPAPALVEKVENEEYGQKTGSGFYDYEDGDGPDIDPGAGSELVESRLYAAMANEVARLLGEEIATADAIDEGLKLGGGWPDGPVAQLDEFGVEAARSALEEAFEESGHERYRPSEHLDEFVEQGGFREPTGAEGDGERSYESISLEYPGENVGEIVIDRPHRMNTITTDMIEEIDDAIDQFVDDESVRAVLLRGAGDRAFSAGFDASTAAAGSGIEAAELSRLGQRVFGRLEEIPMPVVAAIDGYALGGGMELATCADVRIASERSSFGQPEHNLGLIPGWGGTQRLSRIVGEGRAKEIIFTARNDYDAETMADYGFVNEVVETDSFDERAVELAEQFAAGPPIAMKFTKRAMAAGRGDIDAGLEVESSSFGHLFTTDDLWEGLSAFQSDRDPEFEGK; encoded by the coding sequence ATGGATATAGAGGAGATCAACACCATCGCAGTTCTTGGAGCGGGGAACATGGGTCACGGAATCGCGGAGGTCGCCGCCCTCGCCGACTACGACGTGCGCATGCGCGACATAAACGATGAAGTCGTACAGGACGGCTACGAGCAGATCGAGTGGTCGCTCGGAAAGCTCGCCGAGCAAGAACAGATATCCGAGGACGAAGCCGACGCCGCCCTGGATCGGGTGACGCCGCTCGTCGAGGTCGAAGCCGCGGTCGCCGATGCGGACGTCGTCATCGAAGCGGTGCCGGAGGTCATGGACATCAAGAAGGACGTCTACGGGGAAGTCGAGTCCTTCGCCCCGGATCACGCGATCTTCGCGACGAACACCTCCTCGCTCTCGATCACCGAGATCGCCGAGGTGACCGATCGGCCGGATCAGTTCTGCGGGATGCACTTTTTCAACCCGCCGATCCGCATGCCGCTCGTCGAGGTCATCTCGGGCGCTGACACGGGCGAGGAGACGCTCGAGACGATCGAGGCTCTCGCCGAAGACTTCGGAAAGTCGCCCGTTCGCGTCCACAAAGACGCACCCGGGTTCATCGTCAATCGCGTGCTCGTCCCGCTGATGAACGAGGCGGCCTGGCTCGTCAGCGACGACGTGTCGTCGGTCGAGGAAGTCGACGCGACGACGAAGTACGACATGGGCCAGCCGATGGGCGCGTTCGAACTCGGCGACATGGTGGGTCACGACGTGAGTTTCCACGTCCTCGAGTACATGCACGAGACGCTCGGTGACGCCTACGAACCCGCGCCTGCGCTCGTCGAGAAGGTCGAGAACGAAGAGTACGGACAAAAGACCGGCTCCGGATTCTACGACTACGAGGACGGCGACGGCCCCGATATCGATCCCGGAGCGGGGAGCGAACTCGTCGAGTCGCGGCTCTACGCGGCGATGGCGAACGAGGTCGCCCGTTTGCTGGGCGAGGAAATCGCCACCGCGGATGCGATCGACGAGGGGCTCAAACTGGGCGGCGGTTGGCCGGACGGCCCCGTCGCGCAGCTCGACGAGTTCGGCGTCGAGGCCGCCAGATCCGCGCTCGAGGAGGCGTTCGAGGAGTCCGGTCACGAGCGCTACCGCCCGTCGGAACACTTAGACGAGTTCGTCGAACAGGGCGGGTTTCGGGAGCCGACGGGAGCCGAGGGTGACGGCGAGCGATCGTACGAGTCGATCAGTCTCGAATACCCGGGCGAGAACGTCGGTGAGATCGTCATCGATCGCCCACACCGGATGAACACGATCACGACGGACATGATCGAAGAGATCGACGACGCGATAGATCAGTTCGTCGACGACGAATCCGTCCGAGCGGTGCTGCTCCGGGGCGCGGGCGATCGAGCGTTTTCGGCCGGATTCGACGCGTCGACGGCGGCGGCCGGGAGCGGGATCGAAGCGGCGGAACTCTCCAGATTGGGCCAGCGCGTATTCGGACGGCTAGAGGAGATTCCGATGCCGGTCGTCGCGGCGATCGACGGGTACGCGCTCGGCGGCGGGATGGAGTTGGCGACGTGTGCCGACGTACGGATCGCGAGCGAACGATCCTCTTTCGGACAGCCTGAACACAACCTCGGACTCATCCCTGGCTGGGGCGGTACCCAGCGCCTCTCTCGAATCGTCGGGGAGGGACGAGCCAAGGAGATTATCTTTACGGCCAGAAACGATTACGACGCCGAGACGATGGCCGACTACGGATTCGTCAACGAAGTCGTCGAGACGGACTCGTTCGACGAGCGTGCGGTCGAACTCGCCGAGCAGTTCGCCGCGGGCCCGCCGATCGCGATGAAGTTCACGAAGCGTGCAATGGCCGCCGGCCGCGGCGATATCGACGCCGGCCTGGAAGTCGAATCGAGTTCGTTCGGACACCTCTTTACGACCGACGATCTCTGGGAAGGGCTGTCAGCGTTCCAGTCCGATCGAGACCCAGAATTCGAGGGAAAGTGA
- a CDS encoding HalX domain-containing protein yields MSDEEYSVLVVDDEARLADLFAAWINTERSVETAYDGTEALEKMTDAVEVVLLDRRMPGLSGDEVLEKIREAGYDCRVVMVTAVDPDFDIIEMGFDDYLVKPVSKEELFEMIDSVTSRSEYESDIQEYYSLVSKKALLESEKSDRELEDNDEYGELVERVAELRSQVDETVSGMSSHDDFVGAFQDLQSEN; encoded by the coding sequence ATGAGTGACGAGGAGTACTCGGTGCTGGTCGTAGACGACGAGGCCAGACTCGCCGATCTGTTCGCCGCGTGGATCAACACTGAGCGATCGGTCGAGACGGCCTACGACGGCACGGAGGCTCTCGAAAAAATGACGGACGCCGTCGAGGTCGTCCTCCTCGATCGGCGCATGCCAGGACTGTCGGGTGACGAAGTTCTCGAAAAGATTCGCGAGGCCGGATACGATTGCCGGGTCGTGATGGTGACGGCCGTCGACCCGGACTTCGACATCATCGAGATGGGATTCGACGATTATCTGGTCAAACCCGTCTCGAAAGAAGAACTCTTCGAGATGATCGACTCGGTCACCAGTCGGTCCGAGTACGAATCGGACATTCAGGAGTATTATTCGCTCGTCTCGAAGAAGGCGCTGCTCGAATCGGAAAAGTCCGACCGCGAACTCGAAGACAACGACGAGTACGGTGAACTCGTCGAGCGCGTCGCAGAACTTCGATCGCAAGTGGACGAGACCGTCTCCGGGATGTCCTCACACGACGACTTCGTCGGTGCATTCCAGGATCTCCAATCGGAGAACTGA
- the nikR gene encoding nickel-responsive transcriptional regulator NikR: protein MAVVSVSMPDELLERLDAFSDEHGYTGRSEVVREAARSLLSEFEETRLEDRRLMSIVTVLFDYETTSVEERMIQLRHEHESLVASNFHTHVGDHYCMELFVLEGELEEISTFVGKIRATSDILTVDYSVMPIEDVGPLSNRHD, encoded by the coding sequence ATGGCTGTTGTAAGTGTCTCGATGCCGGACGAACTTTTAGAACGGCTCGATGCCTTCTCGGACGAACACGGCTACACCGGCCGAAGCGAAGTCGTTCGAGAAGCGGCACGATCCCTGTTGAGCGAGTTCGAAGAGACCCGCCTCGAGGACCGTCGGCTGATGAGCATCGTCACCGTTCTCTTCGATTACGAAACGACGAGCGTCGAAGAGCGCATGATTCAACTTCGCCACGAGCACGAATCGCTCGTCGCCTCGAATTTCCACACCCACGTCGGCGACCACTACTGTATGGAACTGTTCGTACTCGAAGGCGAACTCGAAGAGATATCCACGTTCGTCGGGAAAATACGGGCGACGAGCGACATACTGACCGTCGATTACTCGGTGATGCCCATCGAGGACGTCGGCCCGCTTTCGAACCGCCACGATTGA
- a CDS encoding DnaJ domain-containing protein, with protein sequence MERQYEVLGLSTDASLPEVRTRYRRLLKRHHPDHGGSRAQFLQIRRAYEEITGESPPEDAPGSDRPPAEASDPTFVRDETASSTRRSSASGDLLSISLVAFRQQLPLSTLSPVLQDGVVRPVVFFEITNRTDVTLTWDGWSETSFVGRDGFMYQGSSVLNRRASALPGRWWPRKASLEPGRTLRAIVVAEGVPADVEVERVVYTQHADDRSGGNRQTERYLFEIADADAPIDELPFDVEAAR encoded by the coding sequence ATGGAACGTCAGTACGAAGTTCTCGGTCTCTCGACTGATGCGAGCCTCCCGGAGGTTCGCACGCGGTATCGGCGTCTGTTAAAACGCCATCACCCGGATCACGGGGGTAGCCGCGCTCAGTTTCTCCAAATCCGACGCGCCTACGAGGAGATAACCGGAGAATCTCCGCCTGAGGATGCACCCGGCTCGGATCGGCCTCCCGCCGAGGCAAGCGATCCGACGTTTGTCCGCGATGAAACGGCTTCGTCGACGCGCCGTTCGTCCGCCTCCGGCGATCTCCTGTCGATCTCTCTCGTCGCGTTCAGACAGCAATTGCCCCTCTCTACGCTCTCTCCGGTCCTCCAGGATGGAGTCGTTCGACCGGTCGTTTTTTTCGAGATAACGAACCGGACCGACGTGACGCTGACCTGGGACGGCTGGTCCGAAACGTCGTTCGTCGGCCGTGACGGGTTTATGTACCAGGGTTCGTCGGTACTCAATCGGCGTGCGTCAGCGTTGCCGGGTCGCTGGTGGCCGCGAAAGGCGTCGCTCGAACCCGGCCGCACGCTTCGGGCCATCGTGGTCGCCGAGGGGGTGCCAGCCGACGTCGAGGTCGAACGAGTCGTCTACACCCAACACGCAGACGATAGGTCCGGAGGGAATCGACAAACGGAGCGCTATCTGTTCGAAATCGCCGACGCGGACGCTCCGATCGACGAACTTCCGTTCGACGTCGAAGCCGCGCGGTGA
- a CDS encoding DUF420 domain-containing protein: MAVARADSLLRTRPRTVTIALTLVGYALVVGTFTFELPIYPDLTQTQVNWLTHAIAAINAATTVLLVAGWYLIRRGRVDAHRRAMIGAFSLILGFLVVYLVRVGGGGEKYFVGPDSVYYAYLAMLGIHVLLSIVAVPVVLYALVLGLSHTPAELRETVHARVGRVAAASWIVSLVLGVVTYLLLNHVYDYTF, encoded by the coding sequence ATGGCAGTAGCCCGGGCCGATTCCCTGCTCCGTACGAGACCGAGAACCGTCACGATCGCACTCACGCTCGTCGGGTACGCCCTCGTCGTCGGGACGTTCACGTTCGAACTGCCGATCTACCCGGATCTCACACAGACGCAGGTGAACTGGTTGACCCACGCGATCGCCGCGATCAACGCCGCCACGACGGTTCTGCTGGTCGCCGGCTGGTACCTGATCCGCCGCGGCCGCGTCGACGCCCACCGTCGGGCGATGATCGGTGCGTTTTCGTTGATCCTGGGCTTTCTCGTCGTCTACCTCGTCCGCGTCGGCGGTGGCGGGGAGAAGTACTTCGTCGGACCCGATTCGGTCTACTACGCGTATTTAGCGATGCTCGGGATTCACGTACTTCTCTCGATCGTCGCCGTTCCGGTCGTCCTCTACGCGCTCGTCCTCGGTCTCTCACACACCCCGGCGGAACTCAGAGAAACCGTCCACGCCCGGGTAGGGAGAGTCGCCGCGGCATCGTGGATCGTCAGCCTCGTGCTCGGCGTCGTTACGTACCTCCTGCTCAATCACGTCTACGACTACACCTTCTGA
- a CDS encoding ABC transporter permease, with product MSESTSLGHRLSRIRGEASAGWRAFVRRRTAVFFTFFFPAILVIIFGALVSTDPTGGGLFAEPAGYYVAGYVAVVVLFTPLSRMGSEVARHREGNRFEKLATTPLTRGEWLLAQTAVNAVIITIAAALILGLVVALTGASISLSPLVIAYVLVGVVCFCGVGTMIGSYTDSQDGAVAASNAIGLPLLFLSETFVTLDQLPAWFEPVVSLSPLTYFARGVRILTYDGAEHAPVAGIDPAFGNLLVLAVIALVAFWLGARSIPQTES from the coding sequence GTGAGCGAATCGACGTCGCTCGGTCATCGACTCTCGCGCATCCGCGGTGAGGCGAGCGCCGGCTGGCGGGCGTTCGTGCGCCGTCGAACGGCCGTGTTCTTCACGTTCTTCTTCCCCGCGATTCTCGTGATCATCTTCGGGGCGCTCGTCAGCACCGATCCGACCGGCGGCGGCCTGTTCGCCGAACCAGCCGGCTACTACGTCGCCGGCTACGTCGCCGTGGTCGTCCTCTTCACCCCGCTATCGCGGATGGGGAGTGAAGTCGCCCGCCATCGCGAGGGTAATCGGTTCGAGAAGCTCGCGACCACTCCGCTAACCCGGGGCGAGTGGTTGCTCGCACAGACCGCCGTCAACGCAGTCATTATCACGATCGCCGCCGCCTTGATCCTCGGGCTCGTCGTCGCTCTCACCGGCGCGTCGATCTCGCTCTCGCCGCTCGTGATCGCGTACGTCCTCGTCGGTGTCGTCTGCTTTTGCGGCGTTGGGACGATGATCGGGAGCTACACGGATTCACAGGACGGCGCCGTCGCGGCGAGCAACGCGATCGGACTGCCGCTTCTCTTTCTCTCGGAGACGTTCGTCACCCTCGATCAGTTACCGGCGTGGTTCGAGCCGGTGGTCTCGCTCTCACCGCTTACGTACTTCGCCCGAGGGGTACGCATCCTCACCTACGACGGGGCCGAACACGCCCCTGTCGCCGGAATCGATCCCGCGTTCGGCAACCTACTCGTTCTGGCAGTGATCGCGCTCGTGGCGTTCTGGCTGGGCGCTCGTTCGATCCCGCAGACGGAATCCTGA
- a CDS encoding ABC transporter ATP-binding protein: MDPVVAADGVEKRYGETVALDDVSLSIDAGEVYCLIGPNGAGKTTLVRTLTGTIAPDDGVVQLLGDDPTRVDASEIGVLPQSFSPPARLSSLELLTYYASRYPSARDPESVLDAVGLTDSADTWYETLSGGQQRRLCVGSTLLNDPAVLVLDEPTTGIDPVGRRTIWALIESLADDGTAVLVTTHDMAEAEYLADRVGLLSNGSLVESGTPEALIDTYAGASRLRIELATTASTAEAQPTSEKSTQIDQEATDGSDPNPVRERIDSVISNRVTLDGAEVTVHDVAARDIGTIVDELDAIGIEYTGLSWEEPGLEDVYFELTQSSEPSRSTTNAGGTSADRATSSTLDSSATDTIRQTATNPTDELQGEPDDRTKRRRETGERP; this comes from the coding sequence ATGGATCCGGTCGTCGCGGCCGACGGCGTCGAGAAGCGCTACGGCGAGACGGTGGCGCTCGATGACGTCTCGCTCTCGATCGATGCCGGCGAGGTCTACTGTCTGATCGGGCCGAACGGAGCGGGAAAGACCACGCTCGTTCGGACACTCACTGGAACGATCGCACCAGACGACGGTGTCGTTCAGCTACTGGGAGACGATCCGACCCGCGTCGACGCGAGCGAGATCGGCGTCCTGCCACAGTCGTTCTCGCCGCCGGCTCGACTCTCCTCGCTGGAACTGCTCACCTACTACGCCTCGCGGTATCCCAGCGCTCGCGACCCCGAATCAGTGCTCGATGCGGTCGGACTCACCGATTCGGCGGACACCTGGTACGAGACCCTCTCGGGCGGCCAGCAGCGCCGACTCTGCGTCGGGAGTACGCTGTTGAACGATCCGGCCGTGCTGGTGCTCGACGAACCGACGACCGGGATCGACCCGGTCGGTCGTCGGACGATATGGGCGCTGATCGAGTCGCTCGCCGACGACGGTACGGCCGTTCTCGTGACCACCCACGACATGGCCGAAGCCGAGTACCTCGCCGATCGCGTCGGACTCCTGTCGAACGGGTCGCTCGTCGAAAGCGGGACACCCGAGGCGTTGATCGACACGTACGCCGGCGCGAGCCGCCTGCGGATCGAACTCGCGACGACCGCGTCGACGGCCGAAGCGCAACCCACGAGCGAAAAATCGACCCAGATCGACCAAGAAGCAACCGACGGAAGCGACCCGAATCCGGTTCGTGAACGGATCGATTCGGTGATCTCGAACCGAGTTACGCTCGACGGCGCCGAGGTGACCGTCCACGACGTCGCCGCGAGGGACATCGGGACCATCGTCGACGAACTCGACGCTATCGGGATCGAATACACCGGTCTGAGCTGGGAAGAACCGGGTCTCGAAGACGTCTACTTCGAACTCACGCAGTCGTCGGAACCGTCACGATCGACGACGAACGCCGGCGGAACGTCGGCCGACCGAGCGACGTCGAGTACGTTGGACTCTTCGGCCACCGATACGATTCGCCAAACCGCGACCAACCCCACGGACGAGCTACAGGGCGAACCCGACGATCGGACGAAGCGCCGTCGCGAAACGGGTGAGCGACCGTGA
- a CDS encoding TIGR03557 family F420-dependent LLM class oxidoreductase, with protein MVSVGYTLSSEEHGPTELVDHARRAEAAGFDFVSISDHFHPWVSAQGESPFVWSTLGAIATATDEIDVGVGVTCPTIRIHPVNVAQAVATVDVMLGDRFTFGVGTGENLNEHVVGARWPEHDVRLEMLGEAMDVMRSLWTGENASHRGEHFTVENAKLFTAPDEQPTTIVSAFGPKTAEWAADHGDGLWCSGPQEEVVEVFEDAGGDGPRYTQLHGCYADSEDEAVDTVYEVWPNGSLPGELAQELPSPRHFEQAASMVERDEVAESATVTDPDPAVWIESFEEAVEAGYDHVYVHQIGPDQEAFFDFFEDELAGELG; from the coding sequence ATGGTGTCCGTCGGCTACACGCTCTCGAGCGAGGAACACGGACCGACCGAACTCGTCGACCACGCTCGCCGGGCCGAGGCGGCTGGGTTCGACTTCGTCTCCATTTCCGATCACTTCCACCCCTGGGTCAGCGCGCAGGGCGAGTCGCCGTTCGTCTGGTCGACGCTGGGAGCGATTGCGACGGCGACCGACGAGATCGACGTCGGCGTCGGCGTCACCTGTCCGACGATCCGGATCCACCCCGTTAACGTCGCTCAGGCCGTCGCGACCGTCGATGTTATGCTCGGCGATCGGTTCACCTTCGGCGTCGGAACCGGCGAGAACTTGAACGAACACGTCGTCGGCGCCCGCTGGCCGGAACACGACGTCCGCCTGGAGATGCTCGGCGAGGCGATGGACGTCATGCGATCCCTGTGGACGGGCGAGAACGCGAGCCACCGCGGCGAGCACTTCACCGTCGAGAACGCGAAGCTATTCACCGCGCCCGACGAGCAGCCGACGACGATCGTCAGCGCGTTCGGTCCGAAGACGGCCGAATGGGCCGCAGACCACGGCGATGGACTCTGGTGTTCCGGCCCGCAGGAAGAGGTCGTCGAGGTGTTCGAAGACGCGGGTGGCGACGGTCCGCGGTACACCCAGTTACACGGCTGTTACGCTGACAGCGAAGACGAGGCGGTCGACACCGTCTACGAGGTCTGGCCGAACGGCTCGCTCCCCGGGGAACTCGCCCAGGAGTTACCGAGTCCGCGACACTTCGAGCAGGCAGCGTCGATGGTCGAGCGTGACGAGGTCGCCGAGTCGGCCACGGTCACCGACCCGGATCCGGCGGTCTGGATCGAATCGTTCGAGGAGGCGGTGGAGGCGGGCTACGATCACGTCTACGTTCACCAGATCGGTCCGGACCAGGAGGCCTTCTTCGACTTCTTCGAGGACGAACTCGCCGGTGAACTCGGCTGA
- a CDS encoding DUF192 domain-containing protein — MGYRDRRANRRRFAQTVTATFAGVVLAGCTGGIGWPSVRSDDSGTDAASDEPEQGSDETEVHEGYETTEVVVASDENAELGSVTAAIADTRELQYLGLSDTEYLPEDRGMLFVYDDVDDRTFVMREMDFGIDIVYADDDGQITTIHHAPAPGPDEDGESHRYPGRGQYILEVVYEWTADRGIEPGHTLEWGA; from the coding sequence ATGGGATATCGCGACCGGCGCGCGAATCGACGACGGTTCGCACAGACGGTGACCGCGACGTTCGCCGGCGTCGTTCTGGCGGGCTGTACCGGCGGTATCGGATGGCCGTCGGTTCGATCTGACGATTCCGGAACCGACGCGGCGAGCGACGAACCAGAACAGGGAAGCGACGAAACCGAGGTGCACGAGGGGTACGAGACCACCGAGGTCGTCGTGGCGTCGGATGAGAACGCCGAACTCGGGTCGGTGACCGCGGCCATCGCCGACACGAGGGAACTGCAGTACCTCGGGCTCAGTGATACAGAGTACCTCCCCGAGGATCGGGGAATGCTGTTCGTCTACGACGACGTCGACGACCGAACGTTCGTCATGCGCGAGATGGACTTCGGCATCGATATCGTCTACGCCGACGATGACGGGCAGATTACGACGATTCACCACGCCCCGGCTCCAGGGCCGGACGAGGACGGTGAATCCCATCGGTATCCCGGTCGTGGCCAGTACATCCTCGAAGTCGTCTACGAGTGGACGGCGGATCGGGGAATTGAACCCGGTCACACCCTCGAATGGGGTGCGTGA
- a CDS encoding DUF7546 family protein translates to MTRVEVGPVTIRQPPAEILLGWGFILAIQAALLGAYLVARDVSPTFFHLAPFVWINVGLWAFLRTRPPSVVGRRRLIAASIAIGYFLLVSYVGGLYGIHPSGHGRPVTGWEIRSTLPPGYGPAIFYVGDGLRLAIVPYLVVGYAAIAYLVYVTVLDASRSVAGGVFGLIACVGCAWPIIAPIVAAVIGGGAVLTTATYEFRYEVSTIAFLAAIAFLVWRPMDR, encoded by the coding sequence ATGACGCGAGTGGAAGTCGGCCCCGTTACGATTCGGCAACCGCCAGCCGAAATTCTACTCGGCTGGGGGTTCATCCTGGCGATCCAGGCCGCGCTACTCGGCGCGTATCTCGTCGCTCGCGACGTCTCACCGACGTTCTTTCACCTGGCGCCGTTCGTCTGGATCAACGTCGGGCTCTGGGCGTTCCTCAGAACGCGGCCACCATCCGTCGTCGGACGTCGCCGTCTGATCGCGGCGTCGATTGCGATCGGTTACTTCTTACTCGTAAGTTACGTCGGCGGTCTCTACGGGATTCATCCCTCCGGCCACGGGAGGCCGGTCACGGGCTGGGAGATACGGAGTACCCTCCCGCCCGGGTACGGACCCGCGATATTCTACGTCGGCGACGGACTTCGGCTGGCGATCGTGCCGTACCTCGTCGTCGGATACGCGGCGATCGCCTATCTGGTGTACGTGACGGTGCTCGACGCCTCCCGATCGGTCGCCGGTGGCGTGTTCGGACTGATCGCTTGCGTGGGCTGTGCGTGGCCGATCATCGCACCGATCGTCGCGGCGGTCATCGGCGGTGGCGCAGTCTTGACCACCGCTACGTACGAATTCCGATACGAGGTTTCGACGATCGCATTCCTGGCCGCGATTGCATTTCTCGTCTGGCGTCCGATGGACCGCTAA
- a CDS encoding heme o synthase encodes MTAEAFPSPIRTRTRFAGALTATALGVYLLIVIGATTSVTNAAATCSTWPTCTTPTDPLSQTELAIAWGHRLAALVVGGFVLAATIIAWLGATTARVRYTLLAACGLYAIQIGIGAATATLGPDAIVPGVHLGLGVVTFGAIVLALAWELEFATGSDDVDLTVVPEPAEPVDEPADSRDRPIPDGFVSRTRLTLAAYLSMTKPRLMWLLCLVAAAGMALAAGPALDRYTLVATLTGGVLAIGASGTFNHVLERDVDRRMNRTADRPLATDLVPISHAILFGLALTAASVSVFLTINTLAAALGLIAIVFYSVVYTLVLKPNTVQNTVIGGAAGALPALIGWAAVTNEIGIPALALAGVIFLWTPAHFYNLALAYRDDYARGGFPMLPVVRGETVTRKHIVYYLAATLVGAAVLAWLSGLGILYAVTVVVFGAIFLWAAVDLHFERSDRAAMRSFHASNAFLGAVLVAILVDAMLIA; translated from the coding sequence GTGACCGCCGAGGCCTTTCCATCCCCGATTCGGACCCGCACTCGATTTGCCGGTGCGCTGACAGCGACGGCCCTCGGCGTCTACCTCCTCATCGTGATCGGTGCGACGACTTCTGTGACCAACGCCGCAGCGACCTGCTCCACCTGGCCGACGTGTACGACGCCGACCGACCCGTTGAGCCAGACCGAATTGGCAATCGCGTGGGGTCACCGACTCGCGGCGCTCGTCGTCGGCGGGTTCGTCCTCGCGGCGACGATCATCGCCTGGCTGGGTGCAACAACCGCCAGAGTCCGCTACACGCTCCTGGCCGCGTGCGGACTGTACGCCATCCAGATCGGTATCGGCGCCGCGACGGCGACGCTCGGCCCGGACGCCATCGTCCCAGGCGTCCACCTCGGCCTCGGCGTCGTCACCTTCGGGGCGATCGTCCTGGCGCTCGCGTGGGAACTCGAATTCGCGACCGGAAGTGACGACGTCGATCTGACCGTCGTGCCAGAGCCTGCCGAGCCGGTGGACGAACCGGCGGATTCGCGCGATCGACCCATCCCGGACGGCTTCGTCTCCCGCACGCGATTGACCCTCGCCGCCTACCTCTCAATGACGAAACCGCGGCTGATGTGGTTGCTCTGTCTCGTCGCCGCGGCCGGGATGGCACTCGCCGCCGGGCCCGCGCTGGATCGCTACACGCTCGTCGCCACGCTGACCGGCGGCGTGCTCGCGATCGGCGCCTCGGGAACGTTCAACCACGTACTCGAACGCGACGTCGACAGGCGCATGAACCGAACGGCCGATCGCCCGCTCGCCACCGATCTGGTGCCGATCAGCCACGCGATACTGTTCGGTCTCGCGCTGACGGCCGCCTCGGTATCCGTCTTTCTCACCATCAATACGCTCGCCGCCGCGCTCGGACTGATCGCGATCGTATTTTACAGCGTCGTCTACACGCTCGTTTTGAAACCGAACACCGTCCAGAACACCGTCATCGGCGGCGCCGCCGGGGCGCTACCGGCGCTCATCGGCTGGGCCGCTGTGACCAACGAAATCGGCATTCCCGCGCTCGCACTCGCCGGCGTGATCTTCCTCTGGACGCCCGCACACTTCTACAACCTGGCGCTGGCTTACCGCGACGACTACGCACGCGGCGGATTCCCCATGCTCCCCGTCGTTCGTGGTGAGACCGTGACCCGTAAACACATCGTCTACTACCTTGCGGCGACGCTCGTCGGCGCGGCGGTTCTCGCGTGGCTGTCGGGGCTCGGCATCCTCTACGCGGTGACGGTCGTCGTCTTTGGAGCGATATTCCTCTGGGCCGCCGTCGACCTCCACTTCGAACGCTCCGATCGAGCCGCGATGCGTTCGTTCCACGCCTCGAACGCCTTCCTCGGCGCCGTCCTCGTCGCGATTCTGGTCGACGCGATGCTCATCGCATGA
- a CDS encoding DUF7111 family protein, whose protein sequence is MSTETEARAAGIVAKYRETPSERQLVFEAEDGSRTAAIAQNVDGYAMLKVRPTADGDEIERYYGFDMALDHAGEVLGVPPTDLPVPTAAADMGM, encoded by the coding sequence ATGAGCACGGAGACGGAGGCGAGGGCCGCCGGCATCGTCGCCAAGTATCGAGAGACGCCGAGTGAACGGCAGCTCGTGTTCGAGGCCGAAGACGGATCGAGAACGGCCGCGATCGCCCAGAACGTCGACGGATACGCGATGTTGAAGGTCAGACCGACCGCCGACGGTGACGAAATAGAACGGTACTACGGGTTCGATATGGCCCTCGATCACGCGGGCGAAGTACTCGGCGTCCCGCCGACCGACCTCCCCGTCCCTACCGCGGCAGCCGACATGGGAATGTGA
- a CDS encoding helix-turn-helix transcriptional regulator: MSKWLQSGRRRDICYLLIGTDGLRGQQLKSELESHYDERIEPSSFYGSLSALVDAGFLTNETDGVHDVYALSETGERRVHSHVEWVTAQTAER; this comes from the coding sequence ATGAGCAAGTGGTTACAGAGCGGACGACGACGCGATATCTGCTATCTCCTCATCGGGACCGACGGGTTGCGCGGGCAACAGCTCAAGTCGGAACTCGAATCACACTACGACGAGCGTATCGAACCGTCCTCGTTTTACGGGTCGCTGTCGGCGCTAGTTGACGCCGGGTTCCTCACGAACGAGACCGACGGCGTCCACGACGTATACGCGCTTTCGGAGACCGGCGAGCGTCGCGTTCACTCCCACGTCGAGTGGGTAACAGCCCAAACGGCCGAACGCTGA